A window from Athalia rosae chromosome 5, iyAthRosa1.1, whole genome shotgun sequence encodes these proteins:
- the LOC105690972 gene encoding uncharacterized protein LOC105690972 → MEPKHVLPTPSTHLQSFVTTPEWHLLQLFCFLKIFKMANITVFDEFKEIVFTLNSRGNLTFISLRQYFPNAQGLCYYDDVHNIHGLTVSSGEIIINPEVDKYEVFITKDDISTIKSSERKRRRVDEILRELCSSRGKSSGKQNQHESEEKKIKMNHSTKVTRHLSKHRSIHVGWLHKLGPDGKYLQMKKPVGGIKEITLLTSQNYLVEDIKDLAIQAFTVNNNCPNLKKLQVKLGFFDGTVITKFQKHDGEACDLWTYCKVNDQKYHFYLLTIETEIVQALAQNEDKFGRAILFNNDSSTKDDTNFDTDYSYDQSKENNELSNTHDIEAQKTTYVNDIQIYYHYIRQSKYSGSASIMEVDKKDLFNRYQNNSHHQDLLFGDFDPTDYGFQISKIVKDDRVLLDIQIGDDLKRIYSFPSAAPEANEHGILHNIDEIQGKYYGKFGFGIIPKCTDECNPTFTWYKDGKVFKSGKFLYWINHDLNILDNVFNSKWSCTISCEKLSSMKSDSVDNNEHAKTSIISPYQNVSMPIIKRDQIQLTRTIIGAGAQGTVRKGIWLATNVAIKTIKLCTSNTKNLLREIELLDRIRHPNIIQVLGICLEANQFHIVMECFDSFSLSDIIFEQSTKEEFISTTEKKNQIGIQICQAITYLHSQENPIIHRDVKPDNILVSKECLVKLCDMSLSKFTQMCSAVRSTVGTKSLKGTPLYMAPELLLKKGEATIYSDMWALGCTLIEMYSEKFVWDLNDTDLKTSLEQQLTNEKVPDFNVVPFQLTTIIKQCFDYEPKKRPHAIDIVNVYESIN, encoded by the exons ATGGAGCCGAAACACGTGCTACCGACGCCATCAACGCATTTGCAGTCATTTGTGACCACGCCAGAATGGCATCTTCTgcaacttttttgtttcctgAAGATATTTAAG aTGGCTAACATCACGGTATTTGATGAGTTCAAAGAAATTGTTTTTACTCTTAATAGTCGCGGTAACTTGACCTTCATTTCCTTGCGACAATATTTTCCAAATGCTCAAGGTTTATGTTATTACGATGATGTTCATAACATACATGGCTTAACAGTTTCATCTGGggaaattataataaaccCTGAAGTAGATAAATATGAGGTCTTTATTACCAAAG ACGATATTTCAACAATCAAATCCTCCGAACGTAAGAGACGCCGAGTTGATGAGATATTGCGTGAACTATGTAGCAGTAGAGGTAAAAGTTCCGGTAAACAAAATCAACATGAAAGTGAAGAGAAGAAGATTAAAATG AATCATTCCACAAAGGTAACTCGCCATTTATCAAAACATCGAAGCATCCATGTAGGATGGCTGCATAAATTGGGACCTGATGGTAAATACCTCCAGATGAAGAAGCCTGTAGGTGGCATCAAGGAAATCACATTGCTCACTTCACAGAATTACTTAGTTGAAGATATAAAGGATTTGGCCATTCAGGCTTTTACAGTAAACAACAATTGCCCCAACCTTAAAAAGCTTCAGGTAAAACTTGGATTTTTCGATGGTACTGTGAtcacaaaatttcaaaagcacGATGGTGAAGCTTGTGATTTATGGACCTATTGTAAAGTTAACGatcaaaaatatcatttctATCTTTTAACCATTGAAACTGAAATTGTCCAAGCTCTTGCTCaaaatgaagataaatttGGCCgtgcaattttatttaataatgATAGTTCAACTAAGGATGATACAAACTTTGACACAGATTATTCATATGATCAAAGCAAAGAGAACAATGAATTATCAAATACCCATGATATTGAAGCACAGAAAACCACTTACGTCAATGATAtccaaatttattatcattatattcgACAGTCGAAATATTCAGGATCAGCATCAATCATGGAGGTTGATAAGAAAGATCTTTTTAATAGATACCAAAATAATTCTCACCATCAAGATCTTCTGTTTGGCGATTTTGACCCTACAGACTATGGCTTTCAAATAAGCAAGATAGTTAAAGATGATCGAGTTCTACTAGATATTCAGATAGGAGATGATTTAAAAAGAATATACTCGTTTCCTTCAGCCGCTCCTGAAGCTAATGAACATGGTATTTTACATAACATTGATGAAATCCAAGGGAAATATTACGGCAAGTTTGGTTTTGGCATTATTCCAAAATGCACTGATGAATGTAACCCTACTTTTACATGGTATAAGGACGGGAAGGTATTCAAATCAGGGAAATTTTTGTACTGGATCAATCATGATTTAAATATATTGGACAATGTGTTTAACAGTAAGTGGAGTTGTACTATAAGCTgtgaaaaattgtcttcaaTGAAGTCAGATTCAGTTGATAATAATGAACATGCGAAAACTTCTATCATAAGTCCTTACCAAAATGTTTCAATGCCTATCATAAAACGGGATCAAATACAGTTAACTAGGACTATAATAGGAGCTGGTGCGCAAGGGACCGTTCGTAAAGGAATATGGCTTGCTACGAATGTTGCCATCAAAACGATAAAACTTTGTACATCAAATACAAAGAATTTGTTGAGAGAAATTGAGTTGTTGGACCGCATACGCCATCCAAACATCATACAAGTTTTGGGAATTTGTTTAGAAGCCAACCAATTTCATATTGTGATGGAATGTTTCGATAGTTTCTCATTGtccgatattatttttgaacagTCCACTAAGGAAGAGTTTATTTCAActactgaaaagaaaaatcaaattggaATTCAGATATGCCAGGCAATAACATATTTGCATAGTCAAGAAAATCCGATCATTCACAGGGATGTAAAGCCAGATAACATTTTAGTGAGTAAGGAATGTCTCGTTAAACTTTGTGACATGAGTTTAAGTAAATTTACCCAAATGTGTTCCGCAGTAAGAAGTACTGTGGGTACAAAATCTTTGAAAGGAACTCCGCTTTATATGGCACCCGAATTACTTCTTAAAAAAGGAGAAGCCACTATATATTCAGATATGTGGGCTTTGGGTTGTACGTTGATTGAGATGTATAGTGAGAAGTTTGTATGGGATTTGAATGATACTGATCTTAAAACAAGTTTGGAACAACaattaacaaatgaaaaagtacctgattttaatgtagttccttTTCAACTCACAACTATAATCAAACAATGTTTTGATTACGAACCAAAGAAGAGACCACACGCCATCGATATCGTCAATGTTTATGAAAGCATCAACTAA
- the LOC125499678 gene encoding uncharacterized protein LOC125499678 produces MIGQRTDSLRQELRETTWLERKYHRNLAWNKNRPVLGEIIDNEFYTPEFVKTKAKELKKKSLSINEFQQLQNAFLQSKENISAFFSIDNILDALVRELSGNNPECQLAAASCCCNLALGNTKTCTALAKATVPYLLATSSSINFNLVDICIWTIGNLAAGSEKAFKILYAQDCSRILVSLLQRCDLVLLPSVIYAIMHFTYIGYKYIQDSEMIDVTRAIIQRYTHYLDPNMIWLLAILSSKSTCIEYILPLLPSLVEWLHVAVKTESSDVLYTTGVVWILGNIVSETSGEAANILLNNRQYSDGEMKLLLDKLLRHQHTHLRRETLWLIGNLYNHSIPQLGGRIRALIFGLSSLRMAAFSIGASF; encoded by the exons ATGATAGGTCAGAGAACAGATTCCTTACGACAAGAATTACGAGAAACTACCTGGCTGGAGAGAAAGTATCATCGTAATTTGGCATGGAACAAGAATCGTCCAGTTCTCGGTGAAATAATAGATAATGAATTCTACACGCCAGAATTTGTCAAGACAAAGGCCAAggagctgaaaaaaaagtcgttgtCCATCAATGAATTTCAACAACTTCAAAATGCGTTTTTACAA AGCAAAGAAAATATCAGTGCATTCTTTAGCATTGATAATATTTTGGACGCTTTAGTTCGTGAACTTTCTGGTAATAATCCTGAGTGTCAGCTAGCCGCGGCAAGTTGCTGCTGCAATTTGGCTCTGGGTAATACTAAAACTTGCACCGCGCTGGCTAAGGCAACCGTACCCTATCTGTTGGCGACTTCATCTAGTATCAATTTTAATCTCGTG GATATCTGCATCTGGACTATAGGAAACTTGGCTGCGGGAAGTGAAAAGGCTTTCAAAATACTATACGCCCAGGATTGTTCAAGGATCTTAGTTTCCCTGCTACAACGATGCGACCTTGTATTGTTGCCTTCGGTTATTTATGCTATTATGCATTTTACATATATTGGCTACAAATACATACA AGATTCTGAGATGATCGATGTAACAAGGGCAATTATTCAGCGGTACACTCATTACCTTGACCCTAACATGATTTGGCTACTGGCGATATTATCCTCAAAAAGCACGTGCATTGAGTATATCCTCCCATTACTGCCTTCACTTGTTGAATGGCTACATGTTGCTGTTAAAACTGAGTCCTCTGACGTTCTTTAC ACCACAGGTGTTGTCTGGATTCTGGGAAATATTGTTAGTGAAACATCAGGAGAAGCGGCAAATATTTTGCTAAATAATCGACAGTACAGCGATGGAGAAATGAAACTTCTTTTGGATAAGTTATTGCGGCATCAACATACCCATTTACGAAGAGAGACATTATGGCttatag GAAATCTCTACAACCATTCCATACCACAGCTTGGTGGGCGAATACGAGCTCTAATTTTTGGATTGTCATCCTTGCGGATGGCTGCATTTTCTATTGGAGCCTCATTTTAA
- the LOC105687905 gene encoding uncharacterized protein LOC105687905 isoform X1: MRKTQVFRILVQLSSSKMGLAVIFLLVITCSVQTLQQPTIFRNTYKGLRGVIPKVRLADEEIRAAYFHDQTVAVIDLSNSNQLKNCDIIEVYEPLEAMEVIKNLSTEVQPQQVSFIEMTTLMRQCEMLEDMKEDAISTLPIDTKNRGSKPGVNPLSLLFGILPGTKWCGTGDIADNYHDLGQEARIDRCCRSHDLCPVKVRAQKSRYNLTNNSIYTKSHCVCDEMLYHCLKKAYHPTADVMGRIYFNFIRVPCVEDVTNGTQGSVKRFIDVKMNY, translated from the exons ATGAGGAAAACGCAGGTTTTCAGAATCCTTGTACAGCTTtc atcttcGAAAATGGGACTGGCTGTGATTTTCTTATTGGTGATAACATGTTCGGTGCAGACCTTGCAGCAGCCAACTATATTCAGAAACACGTACAAGGGTCTTCGCGGAGTTATTCCGAAGGTCAGGTTAGCTGACGAGGAAATTCGCGCCGCATATTTCCACGACCAAACCGTTGCAGTAATCGACCTTAGTAACAGTAatcagttgaaaaattgtgacATCATCGAGGTTTA TGAACCTTTGGAAGCAATGGAGGTCATAAAAAATCTATCAACGGAGGTTCAACCGCAACAGGTATCCTTTATTGAAATGACAACATTGATGCGACAATGCGAAATGTTGGAAGATATGAAAGAAGATGCGATATCTACTCTGCCAATTGATACAAAAAATAGGGGAAGCAAGCCTGGTGTTAACCCCCTCAGTTTACTTTTTGGGATTCTGCCTG GAACAAAGTGGTGTGGCACGGGAGATATTGCTGATAATTACCACGATTTAGGACAAGAAGCTCGAATTGACAG GTGCTGTCGTAGCCACGATCTCTGCCCGGTCAAAGTTCGGGCTCAGAAAAGTAGATATAATCTGACCAACAATTCCATCTATACTAA GTCCCACTGTGTGTGCGATGAGATGCTTTATCATTGCTTAAAGAAAGCATATCACCCAACGGCAGATGTTATGGGGCGTATATATTTCAACTTTATAAGAGTACCCTGCGTTGAAGATGTGACTAACGGTACACAAGGATCAGTCAAAAGATTTATAGATGTGAAAATGAATTACTGA
- the LOC105687904 gene encoding uncharacterized protein LOC105687904: MSILMMYQRTYVQRLYCHRMEDVPEERQAEVTIAKPESLMNLRDYEIPPMVQNTEFTCSLYISRASSSQNDHNLEGKELLTTTLEKAIRAANPSAGWNVSKTSCGLIAAFMQESDVEKFLQRGDLARMFEGPVQVARFSARDSRYHQAVLLRDVPWIIPLQDLSSALSKQGIATGSVERLRQYIRVEVLNADHYELLLRQGLDFFGAARFSAVPERWWRGGGGIGGVTPQATAGGNAAGCNNVGLQSAHQGDGVLQCYRCQGFWHVAANCRHLPRCIRCGEPHSVEFCPHPRNNPICCHCAGPHHAGYRQCPVRLQLLNATPISITLSTSQAGGGFNLHSLTKSNTPQEQQSQPQIAPGL, from the exons ATGAGTATACTAATGATGtatcaacgtacgtacgtacaacggctGTACTGTCACAG AATGGAGGATGTGCCTGAGGAGCGACAAGCAGAAGTGACAATAGCAAAACCTGAATCCTTGATGAATCTGCGAGATTATGAAATACCTCCTATGGTGCAAAATACTGAATTTACGTGTTCGTTGTACATCTCACGTGCCAGCAGTAGCCAGAATGACCATAACCTTGAGGGTAAAGAGCTGCTGACAACCACTCTTGAGAAAGCAATACGCGCGGCAAATCCTTCTGCCGGATGGAACGTATCGAAGACTTCATGTGGTCTGATTGCTGCTTTTATGCAAGAAtctgatgttgaaaaatttctgcagcGTGGGGATCTTGCTCGAATGTTTGAAGGTCCTGTACAG GTAGCTCGCTTCTCTGCAAGAGATTCTCGATATCACCAAGCGGTTTTGCTTCGCGATGTGCCTTGGATAATTCCACTTCAAGACTTGAGTTCTGCATTATCAAAGCAAGGCATAGCCACGGGAAGTGTTGAACGTTTGCGCCAATACATCAGAGTTGAG GTTCTCAATGCAGACCATTATGAACTGCTTTTACGTCAGGGCCTTGACTTTTTTGGAGCTGCCAGATTTAGTGCGGTACCGGAACGTTGGTGGCGAGGTGGAGGAGGCATCGGAGGGGTAACTCCACAAGCGACAGCTGGGGGAAATGCAGCAGGTTGTAATAATGTGGGATTACAATCTGCTCACCAAGGAGATGGTGTTCTGCAGTGCTACAGGTGCCAAGGTTTTTGGCATGTCGCTGCTAATTGTAGGCACTTACCAAGATGTATTCGCTGCGGTGAACCACACAGTGTGGAATTTTGTCCGCATCCTCGAAACAATCCCATCTGTTGCCATTGTGCGGGGCCTCACCATGCAG GCTATCGGCAGTGCCCAGTTAGACTCCAACTTTTAAATGCAACACCCATCAGTATTACATTAAGTACTTCCCAGGCAGGTGGGGGGTTCAATCTCCATTCTTTGACCAAAAGTAATACTCCCCAAGAGCAGCAATCACAGCCTCAAATTGCACCAGGTCTATAA
- the LOC105687905 gene encoding group 3 secretory phospholipase A2 isoform X3, protein MGLAVIFLLVITCSVQTLQQPTIFRNTYKGLRGVIPKVRLADEEIRAAYFHDQTVAVIDLSNSNQLKNCDIIEVYEPLEAMEVIKNLSTEVQPQQVSFIEMTTLMRQCEMLEDMKEDAISTLPIDTKNRGSKPGVNPLSLLFGILPGTKWCGTGDIADNYHDLGQEARIDRCCRSHDLCPVKVRAQKSRYNLTNNSIYTKSHCVCDEMLYHCLKKAYHPTADVMGRIYFNFIRVPCVEDVTNGTQGSVKRFIDVKMNY, encoded by the exons ATGGGACTGGCTGTGATTTTCTTATTGGTGATAACATGTTCGGTGCAGACCTTGCAGCAGCCAACTATATTCAGAAACACGTACAAGGGTCTTCGCGGAGTTATTCCGAAGGTCAGGTTAGCTGACGAGGAAATTCGCGCCGCATATTTCCACGACCAAACCGTTGCAGTAATCGACCTTAGTAACAGTAatcagttgaaaaattgtgacATCATCGAGGTTTA TGAACCTTTGGAAGCAATGGAGGTCATAAAAAATCTATCAACGGAGGTTCAACCGCAACAGGTATCCTTTATTGAAATGACAACATTGATGCGACAATGCGAAATGTTGGAAGATATGAAAGAAGATGCGATATCTACTCTGCCAATTGATACAAAAAATAGGGGAAGCAAGCCTGGTGTTAACCCCCTCAGTTTACTTTTTGGGATTCTGCCTG GAACAAAGTGGTGTGGCACGGGAGATATTGCTGATAATTACCACGATTTAGGACAAGAAGCTCGAATTGACAG GTGCTGTCGTAGCCACGATCTCTGCCCGGTCAAAGTTCGGGCTCAGAAAAGTAGATATAATCTGACCAACAATTCCATCTATACTAA GTCCCACTGTGTGTGCGATGAGATGCTTTATCATTGCTTAAAGAAAGCATATCACCCAACGGCAGATGTTATGGGGCGTATATATTTCAACTTTATAAGAGTACCCTGCGTTGAAGATGTGACTAACGGTACACAAGGATCAGTCAAAAGATTTATAGATGTGAAAATGAATTACTGA
- the LOC105687905 gene encoding group 3 secretory phospholipase A2 isoform X2, translating into MCYYRATKISSKMGLAVIFLLVITCSVQTLQQPTIFRNTYKGLRGVIPKVRLADEEIRAAYFHDQTVAVIDLSNSNQLKNCDIIEVYEPLEAMEVIKNLSTEVQPQQVSFIEMTTLMRQCEMLEDMKEDAISTLPIDTKNRGSKPGVNPLSLLFGILPGTKWCGTGDIADNYHDLGQEARIDRCCRSHDLCPVKVRAQKSRYNLTNNSIYTKSHCVCDEMLYHCLKKAYHPTADVMGRIYFNFIRVPCVEDVTNGTQGSVKRFIDVKMNY; encoded by the exons atgtGCTACTATCGTGCTACAAAAAT atcttcGAAAATGGGACTGGCTGTGATTTTCTTATTGGTGATAACATGTTCGGTGCAGACCTTGCAGCAGCCAACTATATTCAGAAACACGTACAAGGGTCTTCGCGGAGTTATTCCGAAGGTCAGGTTAGCTGACGAGGAAATTCGCGCCGCATATTTCCACGACCAAACCGTTGCAGTAATCGACCTTAGTAACAGTAatcagttgaaaaattgtgacATCATCGAGGTTTA TGAACCTTTGGAAGCAATGGAGGTCATAAAAAATCTATCAACGGAGGTTCAACCGCAACAGGTATCCTTTATTGAAATGACAACATTGATGCGACAATGCGAAATGTTGGAAGATATGAAAGAAGATGCGATATCTACTCTGCCAATTGATACAAAAAATAGGGGAAGCAAGCCTGGTGTTAACCCCCTCAGTTTACTTTTTGGGATTCTGCCTG GAACAAAGTGGTGTGGCACGGGAGATATTGCTGATAATTACCACGATTTAGGACAAGAAGCTCGAATTGACAG GTGCTGTCGTAGCCACGATCTCTGCCCGGTCAAAGTTCGGGCTCAGAAAAGTAGATATAATCTGACCAACAATTCCATCTATACTAA GTCCCACTGTGTGTGCGATGAGATGCTTTATCATTGCTTAAAGAAAGCATATCACCCAACGGCAGATGTTATGGGGCGTATATATTTCAACTTTATAAGAGTACCCTGCGTTGAAGATGTGACTAACGGTACACAAGGATCAGTCAAAAGATTTATAGATGTGAAAATGAATTACTGA
- the LOC125500963 gene encoding uncharacterized protein LOC125500963, with translation MSYYVRTYTYVCTYVLPAARTPEVETYSSAPGPNEWIFNRCLVSCKNSLLNENQRYYQGIIRCQPCRTLWRQLRNRDNKSTQNLKIQCDKLKRELISQKRKTLCLKRKNNELSQLIKDQKLKCAAVETSI, from the exons ATGtcgtactacgtacgtacgtatacgtacgtatgtacatacgtacttcCAGCCGCTAGAACTCCCGAAGTTGAAACTTATAGTAGTGCTCCGGGTCCTAATGAA TGGATCTTCAACAGGTGTTTAGTTAgttgtaaaaattcattgttaaatgaaaatcaacgaTATTATCAGGGTATCATCCGATGTCAACCTTGCCGAACTCTTTGGCGTCAACTCCGAAATCGAGATAATAAAAGTAcccaaaatttaaaaattcaatgtgATAAGCTTAAACGTGAATTAATTTCCCAAAAGAGAAAGACTTTATGCTTAAAGCGGAAG AATAATGAACTATCGCAATTGATTAAAGATCAAAAGCTTAAATGTGCTGCTGTTGAGACTTCTATTTAA
- the LOC125499675 gene encoding uncharacterized protein LOC125499675 isoform X2, producing the protein MVGLQSRFDKDNAEPGQSSLRQWMSQEDEGDELGATVTDENIIEVIDGKNDDLLEYLSTIGNSKIPQAASEKAEQSTNPNKKGSKRKISVADLDKDDTPTIGTDSKFIFKNKRLRKNAYQDQKLQGNLQLKKEILELQKEMIIQEIHAKSEINKLTIENLKITQRLLQQKLEANFVDDDNY; encoded by the exons ATGGTGGGTCTCCAATCGAGATTTGACAAAGACAATGCAG agcCAGGTCAAAGTAGTTTAAGACAGTGGATGTCGCAAGAGGATGAAGGAGATG AGCTAGGAGCGACTGTGACGgacgaaaatattattgagGTGATAGACGGCAAAAATGATG ATCTTCTAGAGTACTTGAGCACAattggaaattcaaaaatacccCAAGCAGCGTCAGAAAAAGCAG AGCAATCAACAAATCCGAACAAGAAAGGTTCCAAGAGAAAAATTAGTGTTGCGGATTTGGATAAAGATGATACACCGACTATAG GAACTGACAGCAAGTTTATCTTTAAAAATAAACGTTTGAGGAAAAATGCATATCAAGATCAGAAACTGCAAGGTAACTtgcagttgaaaaaagaaatattggaattgcaaaaagaaatgataattcAAGAGATACACGCTAAGTCAGAAATCAATAAACTGACAATCGAAAATTTAAAGATCACACAGCGACTACTACAACAGAAACTTGAAGCAAATTTCGTTGATGATGA taaTTATTAA
- the LOC125500962 gene encoding putative nuclease HARBI1, producing MDLLFVDINIFESDDDDDDDDDDYNFVVRRPYTIRNKPNNIQVWDDTEFFNRFRLKKETVIHLLHRVEDRLLIIRNKSRSLTPINQLLLALRFYATGNFLRACGDFSGVSISTASRIIAKVSLAIASLSATMINFPETNKEIRTTQRAFYEMYRFPRVIGCIDGTHIRIQSPGGEHAEEFRNRKGFFSLNTQVVCDHNMKIIDIVARWPGSVHDATIFQHSRLRQRLEAGEFHSGILLGDSGYPIKKYLLTPVLHPTIVAEERYNNAHIRTRNIVERVFGVWKRRFPVLSLGMRVKMETVQDIIVATAVLHNIARNQNEEEPPAFVDIPDEEIGDDNVNEEAVPVQDNNIRQALINDYFSRLHN from the exons atggATTTGTTGTTCGTGGATATCAATATATTTGAAtcagacgacgacgatgatgatgatgatgatgattacaACTTTGTTGTCAGAAGACCCTATACAATAAGAAATAAGCCGAATAATATTCAAGTGTGGGATGACACGGAATTTTTTAACCGGTTTCGCTTGAAAAAGGAGACAGTGATACATTTATTGCATAGAGTAGAAGACCGATTGTTAATTATTCGGAACAA ATCAAGATCGTTGACACCGATCAATCAATTGTTGTTAGCATTGAGATTTTATGCTACGGGCAATTTTTTGCGTGCCTGTGGTGATTTCAGTGGAGTAAGCATTAGCACAGCTTCGCGTATCATTGCAAAAGTATCTTTGGCTATTGCTTCATTATCAGCTACAATGATCAATTTTCCTGAAACAAATAAGGAAATTCGAACAACCCAACGAGCATTTTATGAAATGTACAGATTTCCAAGGGTAATAGGATGTATTGATGGAACACATATTAGAATACAATCTCCTG gAGGTGAACATGCAGAGGAGTTTAGAAATCGaaaaggatttttttctcttaatacTCAGGTTGTTTGCGATcataatatgaaaattatagacATTGTGGCAAGATGGCCAGGTTCTGTCCACGATGCGACAATATTTCAACATAGTCGACTGCGTCAAAGATTAGAGGCAGGCGAATTTCATTCGGGAATATTGCTTGGCGATAGTGGATATCCCATCAAGAAATATCTTCTCACGCCGGTCTTGCATCCTACCATTGTAGCTGAAGAACGATACAACAATGCTCACATACGAACAAGGAACATTGTTGAACGCGTTTTTGGGGTTTGGAAGCGTCGATTCCCAGTTTTGAGTTTAGGCATGCGAGTCAAAATGGAAACTGTACAGGACATAATCGTGGCTACAGCAGTTCTACACAACATTGCCAGGAAtcaaaatgaagaagaacCTCCTGCATTTGTGGATATTCCGGACGAAGAAATTGGCGATGACAATGTGAATGAAGAAGCAGTTCCAGTGCAAGATAATAATATCAGACAAGCGCTCATCAATGATTATTTCTCGAG ATTACACAACTGA
- the LOC125499675 gene encoding fibrinogen silencer-binding protein-like isoform X1, with protein MDKEKRGANFTKTEIDLLIDVILKYKHIVENKKTDATTWKDKNAAWEKISEEFNAVSGNFPRSTKRIRAKYDTVKKGIRQKCSFLKTEQTKTGGGQCPVTLTPSEEKILSLTPNTMVGLQSRFDKDNAEPGQSSLRQWMSQEDEGDELGATVTDENIIEVIDGKNDDLLEYLSTIGNSKIPQAASEKAEQSTNPNKKGSKRKISVADLDKDDTPTIGTDSKFIFKNKRLRKNAYQDQKLQGNLQLKKEILELQKEMIIQEIHAKSEINKLTIENLKITQRLLQQKLEANFVDDDNY; from the exons atggataaagaaaaaagaggagctAATTTTACGAAAACTGAAATCGATCTTTTGATTGACGTTATTCTAAAATATAAGCATAttgtagaaaacaaaaaaactgacgCAACCACGTGGAAAGATAAGAATGCGGCCTGGGAAAAAATTAGTGAGGAATTTAACGCGGTTTCGGGAAATTTTCCTCGCTCCACTAAAAGAATTCGTGCAAAATatgacaccgttaaaaaaggAATTCGACAAAAATGCTCATTCCTTAAAACCGAACAGACGAAAACTGGTGGTGGTCAGTGCCCAGTGACTTTGACTCCTagcgaggagaaaattttatcattgacACCGAACACCATGGTGGGTCTCCAATCGAGATTTGACAAAGACAATGCAG agcCAGGTCAAAGTAGTTTAAGACAGTGGATGTCGCAAGAGGATGAAGGAGATG AGCTAGGAGCGACTGTGACGgacgaaaatattattgagGTGATAGACGGCAAAAATGATG ATCTTCTAGAGTACTTGAGCACAattggaaattcaaaaatacccCAAGCAGCGTCAGAAAAAGCAG AGCAATCAACAAATCCGAACAAGAAAGGTTCCAAGAGAAAAATTAGTGTTGCGGATTTGGATAAAGATGATACACCGACTATAG GAACTGACAGCAAGTTTATCTTTAAAAATAAACGTTTGAGGAAAAATGCATATCAAGATCAGAAACTGCAAGGTAACTtgcagttgaaaaaagaaatattggaattgcaaaaagaaatgataattcAAGAGATACACGCTAAGTCAGAAATCAATAAACTGACAATCGAAAATTTAAAGATCACACAGCGACTACTACAACAGAAACTTGAAGCAAATTTCGTTGATGATGA taaTTATTAA